Proteins from a genomic interval of Corynebacterium deserti GIMN1.010:
- the ilvC gene encoding ketol-acid reductoisomerase, translated as MAIELLYDADADLSLIQGRKVAIIGYGSQGHAHSQNLRDSGVEVVIGLREGSKSAEKAQEAGFEVKTTADAAAWADVIMLLAPDTSQAEIFTKDIEPNLNAGDALLFGHGLNIHFDLIKPADDIIVGMVAPKGPGHLVRRQFVDGKGVPCLIAVDQDPTGNAQDLALSYASAIGGARAGVIPTTFEAETVTDLFGEQAVLCGGTEELVKVGFEVLTEAGYEPEMAYFEVLHELKLIVDLMFEGGISNMNYSVSDTAEFGGYLSGPRVIDADTKSRMKDILTDIQDGTFTKRLIANVENGNTELEGLRASYNNHPIEETGAKLRDLMSWVKVDARAETA; from the coding sequence ATGGCTATTGAACTGCTTTACGACGCTGACGCTGACCTCTCCCTGATCCAGGGCCGCAAGGTTGCCATCATTGGTTACGGCTCCCAGGGCCACGCACACTCCCAGAACCTTCGTGACTCCGGCGTAGAGGTTGTTATCGGTCTGCGTGAGGGCTCCAAGTCCGCAGAGAAGGCTCAGGAAGCAGGCTTCGAGGTAAAGACCACTGCTGATGCAGCAGCATGGGCTGACGTCATCATGCTCCTGGCTCCAGATACCTCCCAGGCAGAAATCTTCACCAAGGACATCGAGCCAAACCTGAACGCAGGCGACGCACTGCTGTTTGGTCACGGCCTCAACATCCACTTCGACCTGATCAAGCCAGCTGACGACATCATCGTCGGCATGGTTGCTCCAAAGGGGCCAGGCCACCTCGTTCGTCGTCAGTTCGTTGACGGCAAGGGTGTTCCTTGCTTGATCGCTGTTGATCAGGACCCGACAGGCAACGCTCAGGACCTCGCACTGTCTTACGCATCAGCAATCGGTGGCGCACGCGCAGGCGTTATTCCAACCACCTTCGAAGCTGAGACCGTCACCGACCTCTTCGGTGAGCAGGCTGTTCTCTGTGGTGGCACCGAGGAACTGGTCAAGGTTGGCTTCGAGGTTCTCACCGAAGCTGGCTACGAGCCAGAGATGGCATACTTCGAGGTTCTTCACGAGCTCAAGCTCATTGTTGACCTCATGTTCGAGGGTGGCATCAGCAACATGAACTACTCTGTTTCTGACACTGCTGAGTTCGGTGGCTACCTCTCCGGCCCTCGCGTTATTGACGCTGACACCAAGTCCCGTATGAAGGACATCCTGACCGACATTCAGGACGGCACCTTCACCAAGCGCCTGATCGCTAACGTTGAGAACGGCAATACCGAGCTTGAGGGTCTCCGTGCTTCCTACAACAACCACCCAATCGAGGAGACCGGCGCAAAGCTGCGCGACCTCATGAGCTGGGTCAAGGTTGACGCTCGTGCAGAAACCGCTTAA
- the ilvN gene encoding acetolactate synthase small subunit yields MANTDITRHILSVLVQDVDGIISRVSGMFTRRAFNLVSLVSAKTETDGINRITVVVDADELNIEQITKQLNKLIPVLKVVRLDEETTIARAIMLVKVSADSTNRPQIVDAANIFRARVVDVAPDSVVIESTGTPGKLRALLDVMEPFGIRELIQSGQIALNRGPKTMAPAKL; encoded by the coding sequence ATGGCTAATACTGACATCACCCGCCACATCCTGTCCGTACTCGTTCAGGACGTAGACGGAATCATTTCTCGCGTGTCCGGTATGTTTACCCGCCGCGCATTCAACTTGGTATCCCTCGTGTCTGCAAAGACCGAGACCGATGGCATCAACCGCATCACGGTTGTTGTCGACGCCGACGAGCTCAACATTGAGCAGATCACCAAGCAGCTCAACAAGCTGATCCCGGTGCTCAAAGTCGTGCGACTTGATGAAGAGACCACTATCGCCCGCGCAATCATGCTGGTTAAGGTCTCTGCGGACAGCACCAATCGTCCGCAGATCGTCGACGCCGCGAACATCTTCCGCGCCCGAGTCGTCGACGTGGCCCCAGATTCCGTGGTTATTGAGTCCACGGGTACCCCAGGCAAGCTCCGTGCTCTGCTTGACGTGATGGAGCCTTTCGGTATTCGCGAACTCATCCAATCTGGCCAGATCGCACTCAACCGTGGTCCCAAGACCATGGCTCCGGCAAAACTCTAA
- a CDS encoding cation diffusion facilitator family transporter, with product MSTQRNTSHGSRTEHPAHPAHPAHAHTHGHEHDHSHAPSSLKALLAVIALTSVIFLAELIAGLVSGSLALLADAMHMLSDSTGLIIAAVAMLIGRKARNFRATYGYKRAEVLAALVNASVVTAISVWIVIEALIRLGGDVEIQTDLMLIVAVIGLVTNAISALVLMRHQDGNINMRGAFLHVLSDMLASVAVIIAGLIIRYTGWTPADTVASIVIAAIIIPRAFSLLREAINILLERVPKEAEPEKIYEALRQVPGVADVHDLHIWTIDGKETLATCHLVVDSMDKEIMSCGVLDRAETELSKLGIDHSTIQLESFEHGDHESVC from the coding sequence ATGTCAACCCAACGGAACACCTCGCACGGCTCGCGCACGGAGCACCCAGCGCACCCAGCGCACCCAGCACATGCGCACACGCACGGCCATGAGCATGACCACAGCCACGCTCCAAGTTCACTGAAGGCTCTTCTAGCTGTCATCGCCTTGACGTCTGTCATCTTCCTCGCCGAACTCATTGCAGGTTTAGTCTCTGGATCCTTGGCGCTATTGGCCGACGCCATGCACATGCTTTCTGACTCCACTGGTTTGATCATTGCGGCTGTTGCCATGCTCATTGGTAGGAAGGCCCGCAACTTCCGCGCCACCTACGGTTACAAGAGGGCAGAGGTGCTCGCTGCGCTGGTGAATGCGTCAGTAGTTACTGCCATCTCTGTCTGGATTGTCATCGAGGCCTTGATACGCTTGGGCGGCGACGTAGAGATCCAGACCGACCTCATGCTTATCGTGGCTGTCATTGGCTTGGTCACCAACGCTATTTCCGCGTTGGTTCTCATGCGTCACCAAGATGGCAATATCAATATGCGCGGTGCGTTCCTGCACGTGCTCAGTGACATGCTGGCTTCTGTCGCTGTCATCATCGCAGGCCTTATTATTCGATACACAGGGTGGACTCCAGCCGATACCGTGGCCTCGATTGTCATCGCTGCCATCATCATTCCGCGTGCGTTTTCCTTGCTGCGGGAGGCTATTAACATCTTGCTGGAGCGTGTTCCCAAGGAAGCTGAGCCAGAGAAAATCTATGAGGCACTTCGCCAAGTACCAGGTGTTGCTGATGTGCACGATCTACACATTTGGACAATTGATGGTAAGGAAACTCTTGCGACCTGCCATTTAGTTGTGGATTCTATGGATAAGGAAATTATGAGCTGTGGTGTGTTGGATCGGGCAGAAACAGAACTATCCAAACTCGGCATTGATCATTCGACAATTCAGCTTGAGAGTTTTGAGCATGGTGATCACGAGAGCGTGTGCTGA